From the Acidilutibacter cellobiosedens genome, one window contains:
- a CDS encoding ParM/StbA family protein encodes MGNRILLGLDNGNKCTKTSEGYIVESGFTKSNSEPISASNLLIYEGKFYSIGGNRLSVQMDKTVNQDTFIMSLPAIADAVNIARIEDKSDVILGVGLPIVNYGTLKKKFREYFLRQDVKFNFNKKGYAINIIDCRVYPQGYASLITVFNSYKDILCNVIDIGGYTVDIFRVENGIIDTASCYSLPDGIITLIANIQQELLKTNIRLTETQIQDIILGREPVIFEADVKEIIKIMTNEYVENILAKIEEYGFEFRNPTVFTGGGSMLLRKYIEESTKVRYADFLDQFANAKGYKILLEQELRR; translated from the coding sequence ATGGGAAACAGGATTTTATTGGGACTTGATAATGGAAACAAATGTACAAAAACAAGTGAGGGCTATATTGTTGAGTCAGGATTTACTAAATCTAATAGTGAGCCAATCTCAGCGAGCAACTTGTTAATTTATGAAGGTAAGTTTTATAGCATCGGAGGTAATAGATTGAGTGTCCAGATGGATAAGACAGTTAATCAGGATACTTTCATTATGTCTTTACCTGCAATTGCAGATGCTGTAAATATAGCGAGGATAGAAGATAAATCTGATGTAATTCTAGGAGTAGGACTTCCAATTGTCAATTATGGAACTCTTAAGAAAAAATTTCGGGAATATTTTTTAAGACAGGATGTTAAATTTAATTTTAACAAAAAAGGTTATGCAATTAATATTATTGATTGCAGGGTGTATCCACAGGGGTATGCTTCGCTTATTACGGTATTTAACAGTTATAAGGATATATTATGTAATGTTATAGATATTGGCGGTTATACTGTAGATATTTTTAGAGTGGAGAACGGGATAATTGACACTGCATCGTGTTACTCACTCCCTGACGGAATTATTACGCTAATTGCGAATATACAGCAGGAACTCTTAAAAACAAATATTAGGCTGACTGAAACTCAAATACAAGATATTATATTAGGAAGAGAACCTGTTATTTTTGAAGCAGATGTTAAAGAGATAATTAAAATAATGACGAATGAGTATGTAGAAAACATATTGGCCAAAATTGAGGAATATGGGTTCGAATTCCGTAACCCTACTGTTTTCACAGGTGGTGGAAGTATGTTGCTTCGGAAATATATTGAAGAATCCACAAAAGTAAGGTATGCGGATTTTCTTGACCAGTTTGCTAATGCAAAGGGCTATAAAATCCTATTAGAGCAGGAATTAAGAAGGTGA
- a CDS encoding sodium ion-translocating decarboxylase subunit beta → MKNRKLTKAITAVTVTCTLIAVISAFSSYLLPLYLSYKLNKDIRDAGSVGIIGGADGPTAIYLSGQISSHLVTIIFAALAILGVIYLIAVKNSVKKS, encoded by the coding sequence ATGAAAAATAGGAAATTAACGAAGGCAATTACAGCAGTTACCGTTACATGCACTTTAATAGCCGTTATCAGTGCATTTTCCAGTTACTTATTGCCATTATACTTATCATATAAACTTAATAAGGATATAAGAGATGCGGGTTCAGTAGGAATTATAGGTGGTGCAGACGGACCAACAGCAATTTATTTGTCAGGTCAAATTTCTTCGCACTTGGTTACAATTATCTTTGCAGCATTAGCGATTTTGGGAGTTATATATTTAATTGCGGTTAAAAATTCAGTAAAAAAATCATAA
- a CDS encoding IS630 family transposase, which produces MRKKLEVNPKYASYDMLKQLYQTEKDVRLKIRLLAILHFFEGYTSLEVAKLLHQSDSTVRRYLHRYNKAGLAGLKDIPHPPKKNILTNDELKEIDKALSSSPRNAGLNFSNWTGQLIVSFVKNKFNKTIALGTAYNILHRLNYSKTRPKKTDKRVNKETLENFRSELNGLLESKDEDTVIVYEDEAIITSEPTISSVWSKKGTQTVVKTNTSGSRKRNVIFGAVNPETGELSQQFSDKGNTENFKSFLK; this is translated from the coding sequence ATGAGAAAAAAACTTGAGGTTAATCCTAAATATGCTTCATATGATATGTTGAAGCAATTATATCAAACTGAAAAAGATGTAAGGCTTAAAATCAGGTTACTTGCAATTTTACACTTCTTTGAAGGATATACCAGCCTTGAAGTAGCTAAGTTGTTACATCAATCTGATTCTACAGTCAGAAGATATCTTCATAGATATAATAAAGCCGGATTGGCGGGCCTGAAAGACATACCCCATCCGCCTAAAAAAAACATACTAACTAATGATGAATTGAAAGAAATTGATAAAGCATTATCATCAAGCCCAAGAAATGCGGGTTTAAATTTTAGTAACTGGACGGGGCAGCTTATTGTTTCATTTGTTAAAAACAAATTTAATAAAACTATAGCCCTTGGAACTGCCTACAACATTCTTCACCGGTTAAACTACTCCAAGACTCGTCCAAAGAAAACAGATAAAAGAGTAAATAAAGAAACCTTAGAAAATTTTCGGAGTGAACTTAACGGCTTACTTGAATCTAAAGATGAAGATACCGTAATTGTATACGAAGATGAAGCAATAATTACATCTGAACCTACAATTTCTTCGGTTTGGTCTAAAAAAGGTACTCAAACAGTAGTTAAAACAAATACCAGCGGCTCAAGAAAAAGAAACGTAATATTTGGGGCAGTAAATCCTGAAACCGGCGAATTATCACAGCAATTTAGTGATAAGGGAAATACTGAAAACTTCAAGTCTTTTTTAAAATAA
- a CDS encoding Shedu anti-phage system protein SduA domain-containing protein — MAKFIKNNKAYFIIGSILKSNYNFGHHDAFIIPEFMLGNSYKVDYLLIGKNSGGYEFVFVELENPYGKITLKDGNLGDTFRKGIKQVFDWDEWLESNYVSLRETFQKYKNPNEQLPNEFFSLDKTRIHYAVVAGRRDAFNLKTYKEKRRYLDKHKILLLHYDNLCDSAKSTIGKPTY, encoded by the coding sequence ATTGCAAAGTTTATTAAGAATAATAAAGCATATTTTATAATTGGTTCTATTTTAAAATCAAATTATAACTTTGGGCATCATGATGCATTTATTATACCAGAGTTTATGTTGGGAAATTCATACAAAGTAGATTACCTACTCATAGGAAAAAACTCAGGTGGATATGAGTTCGTCTTTGTTGAGTTAGAAAATCCATATGGAAAAATCACCTTAAAAGATGGAAATTTAGGAGATACTTTTAGAAAAGGTATAAAACAGGTATTTGATTGGGATGAATGGCTTGAGTCAAATTATGTGTCACTCAGAGAAACTTTTCAAAAATATAAGAACCCAAATGAACAGTTGCCTAATGAATTTTTTAGCCTTGATAAAACAAGAATACACTATGCAGTTGTTGCTGGAAGAAGAGATGCTTTCAATCTAAAAACATATAAAGAAAAACGAAGATATTTAGATAAGCATAAAATTCTTTTACTGCATTATGATAATTTATGCGATAGTGCAAAAAGTACCATTGGTAAGCCTACTTATTAG
- a CDS encoding helix-turn-helix domain-containing protein, whose protein sequence is MVKNIPIGLKIKASREAKELSQIEVVEKLAEKDIDMSRETLSKIENGNRTISAVELNAICKILNIDLNDLFEEDKGDDLVTLFRKKHFSEKTIEEVEKLQDMIKMFIYQKKIYNGEFKPQERKLLWKEC, encoded by the coding sequence ATGGTGAAGAATATTCCTATCGGATTAAAAATAAAAGCTAGTAGAGAGGCAAAAGAATTAAGCCAAATAGAAGTAGTAGAAAAACTTGCCGAAAAAGATATTGACATGAGCAGGGAAACATTAAGCAAAATAGAAAACGGCAACAGGACTATATCTGCTGTGGAATTAAATGCTATATGCAAAATTCTGAATATAGATCTAAACGATCTTTTTGAAGAAGATAAAGGCGATGATTTAGTTACACTATTCAGAAAGAAACATTTCTCAGAGAAAACAATTGAAGAAGTGGAAAAACTTCAGGATATGATAAAGATGTTTATTTATCAAAAGAAAATATATAATGGAGAGTTTAAACCACAAGAGAGAAAGCTGCTATGGAAGGAGTGTTAA
- a CDS encoding ImmA/IrrE family metallo-endopeptidase, with protein MSKINLNLPEASFRLQIKDLAEDVRIKFARKGLSDIFDILSEAAFLIRKPLDTDELSGFSTYFERQFIVYLNSNFTLGHERYTGAHELYHLIYNADTLKREKIFLDDEKHKEEDTKADVFASEFLMPEDYVKEIFYKIVNVDKDSILPRHIVRIHNYFKVSYKAMLKRLVQIDLCSIDKYEELADICSLKNTKQLQLLTVREGYDIDLIIPSKETYVPKEYIEFVKSNYERGNISYKNMKNSLEFIGLTPKQFGYEYPLEEDY; from the coding sequence ATGTCAAAGATTAATTTGAATCTCCCGGAAGCATCCTTCAGACTGCAAATCAAAGATTTGGCAGAAGATGTGAGAATAAAATTTGCCAGAAAAGGGCTTTCTGATATATTTGATATTTTATCGGAGGCTGCATTTTTAATAAGAAAGCCATTGGATACAGACGAATTATCAGGATTTAGCACCTATTTTGAGAGACAGTTTATTGTTTATTTAAACAGTAATTTTACTCTGGGGCATGAACGCTATACCGGTGCTCACGAATTATACCACCTTATTTATAATGCTGATACTTTGAAAAGAGAAAAAATTTTTTTAGATGATGAAAAGCATAAAGAGGAAGATACTAAAGCGGATGTATTTGCTTCCGAATTTTTAATGCCCGAAGATTATGTAAAAGAAATATTTTATAAAATTGTTAATGTAGATAAAGACAGCATTTTACCAAGGCATATTGTTAGAATTCACAATTATTTTAAAGTAAGTTATAAGGCAATGTTAAAAAGGCTTGTTCAGATTGATTTATGTTCTATCGATAAATATGAAGAACTCGCAGATATCTGTTCACTAAAAAATACAAAACAACTTCAACTTTTAACCGTACGGGAAGGTTATGATATTGACTTGATAATTCCATCAAAAGAAACGTATGTACCCAAAGAATATATAGAATTTGTAAAAAGTAATTACGAAAGAGGGAATATTTCATATAAGAATATGAAAAACAGCCTTGAATTTATTGGGCTGACACCAAAACAATTTGGGTATGAGTATCCCTTGGAAGAGGACTATTAA
- a CDS encoding GNAT family N-acetyltransferase translates to MKFTKSKILEIVRKQLAIAGASADSNLMWQIGIDVLPQFRNKGLVTSLVSNLAIMIMERGTIPYYGTASSNIASQSVAYRSGFTPTWMCSYKNIFDGTAPYDNDIKIIF, encoded by the coding sequence ATGAAGTTCACTAAATCTAAAATATTAGAAATTGTAAGAAAACAATTGGCAATAGCAGGAGCATCAGCCGATAGTAATTTGATGTGGCAAATAGGTATTGATGTATTACCACAATTCAGGAATAAAGGGCTTGTTACAAGTTTAGTAAGTAATCTTGCAATAATGATTATGGAACGAGGAACTATACCTTATTATGGAACTGCTTCATCCAATATAGCATCACAATCTGTTGCATATAGAAGTGGATTTACTCCAACGTGGATGTGCTCATATAAAAATATTTTTGACGGGACAGCACCTTATGATAATGACATAAAAATTATTTTCTAA
- a CDS encoding GNAT family N-acetyltransferase yields MIIRAAEFEDEERISGLIAQFRVELKELKGIKSYANIEQAKEEFREYMEAKFPIFVAEDSNNELLGYLVCRIDGDVVWAESLFVSDTSRRKGIGSKLYAKAEEIAKKLGENTVYNWIHPNNDKIIPFLLKRGYNVLNLIEIRKPWENEIPAQKISIGKYEYNY; encoded by the coding sequence ATGATTATAAGAGCAGCAGAATTTGAAGATGAAGAAAGGATATCGGGATTAATAGCACAGTTTAGAGTAGAATTAAAAGAACTTAAAGGTATTAAATCCTATGCTAACATAGAGCAGGCAAAAGAAGAATTTAGAGAATACATGGAAGCCAAATTTCCTATATTTGTTGCCGAAGATAGTAATAATGAATTGTTAGGTTATTTGGTTTGCAGAATTGACGGTGATGTAGTATGGGCAGAATCCCTGTTTGTTTCTGATACTTCAAGAAGAAAAGGAATAGGTTCAAAATTATATGCAAAAGCAGAGGAAATAGCAAAGAAATTAGGAGAAAATACGGTTTATAATTGGATTCATCCAAATAATGATAAGATCATACCGTTTTTATTGAAAAGGGGTTATAACGTTTTAAATCTTATAGAAATAAGGAAACCATGGGAGAATGAGATACCAGCTCAAAAAATAAGTATCGGAAAATATGAATATAATTATTGA
- a CDS encoding class I SAM-dependent methyltransferase codes for MLDSKGFDLWADGYDKSVNMSEESNEYPFAGYKDVLNYIYKQVRGKNSADILDIGFGTGILTSKLYNEGYNITGIDFSSNMIDIAKQKMPRAILINWDFKNGIPDEVKNRQFDYIISTYAIHHITDKEKINFINLLSPMLTETGKIILGDVSFENKSELEKCKRIYNKCWDDEEFYFIAEEILRILQNQYLCKYTKLSYCAGVLTVMRK; via the coding sequence ATGCTGGACAGTAAGGGCTTTGATTTATGGGCCGATGGTTATGACAAAAGCGTAAATATGAGTGAAGAAAGTAACGAATATCCCTTTGCGGGATATAAAGATGTACTCAACTATATATACAAACAAGTCAGAGGAAAAAATAGCGCGGATATTTTAGATATAGGCTTTGGAACGGGAATATTAACTTCCAAACTTTATAATGAAGGATATAATATTACTGGCATTGATTTTTCAAGTAATATGATAGACATCGCAAAACAGAAAATGCCCCGGGCAATATTAATAAATTGGGATTTTAAAAATGGAATACCTGATGAGGTTAAAAACCGCCAATTTGATTATATTATTAGCACTTATGCAATTCATCATATAACAGATAAAGAGAAAATAAATTTTATAAATTTACTTTCTCCTATGTTAACTGAAACAGGAAAGATAATCTTGGGGGACGTTTCTTTTGAAAATAAAAGTGAATTGGAAAAGTGTAAAAGGATATATAATAAATGTTGGGATGATGAAGAATTTTATTTTATTGCGGAAGAAATATTAAGAATTTTACAAAATCAATACTTATGCAAGTATACAAAATTATCTTACTGTGCCGGAGTGTTGACCGTTATGAGAAAGTGA
- a CDS encoding bis-aminopropyl spermidine synthase family protein, translating into MQEFDQLLKDASNTNINIDQTRNIAYIGIKRALLLIQYNRFVGSQILLIGDDDLTSLAITIMSKKMFKNGTTGIPQITVMDIDERILEYIQTNSHITKCIRQDFRDAPLKEYNNLFDCAFLDPPYTDDGLCLFLSRAVQYVKPQANLFVSFGHGTDKMRYRIQKMVVDSKLYITEIISKFNSYIGAKSWDGLSDMIVLCATYDKKPLISGRYIGTSLYTHSIKNMPLNSYGEFLKGV; encoded by the coding sequence ATTCAAGAATTTGATCAGTTACTTAAAGATGCTTCTAACACTAATATAAATATCGACCAAACACGTAATATTGCCTATATCGGAATTAAACGAGCGTTGTTACTAATTCAATATAACCGATTTGTTGGATCCCAAATATTGTTAATAGGAGATGATGATCTTACAAGTCTTGCAATAACTATAATGTCCAAGAAAATGTTTAAAAATGGAACAACTGGAATACCACAAATTACTGTCATGGATATTGATGAACGGATACTAGAATACATACAGACAAACTCACATATTACAAAATGCATCAGACAAGATTTCAGAGATGCACCGTTAAAAGAATATAACAATTTATTTGATTGTGCATTTCTTGATCCGCCATATACGGATGATGGATTGTGCTTATTTTTATCCAGAGCAGTTCAGTATGTAAAGCCACAGGCGAATCTGTTCGTTTCTTTTGGTCATGGAACCGATAAAATGCGATATCGAATACAGAAAATGGTTGTTGATTCTAAGCTATATATCACTGAGATTATTTCCAAATTTAATTCGTATATTGGTGCAAAAAGCTGGGACGGTTTAAGCGATATGATTGTTTTATGTGCCACGTATGATAAAAAGCCGCTTATTTCTGGCAGATATATAGGGACAAGTTTATATACTCATAGTATAAAGAATATGCCACTTAATTCTTATGGGGAGTTTTTGAAAGGAGTATAG
- a CDS encoding ABC transporter ATP-binding protein — protein sequence MIDIEIQNLSKVYENVIKQSGFRNSILYLFHSQKKLTEAINSLDLQVMHGECLGIVGANGAGKTTLIKLMSGIIMPTSGSIKVLGYTPFELDIEFKKKIAFVSGQRNQLFFDLTALDSFNLLQEIYCVQKKAFKASLSELTHILEVDDLLDRPIRNLSLGERMKMEIIGALLHDPQILFLDEPTIGLDCISQGKLRQYLKEINKKRNTTIILTSHDFSDIIDVCQRCIVLSHGYKIYDENIEKLIKRFNTKKIITIYNDRKMRSFVLPDFCKIIENSDDKLVFALPPDKVGYIYNQLFSQQPTLDISIEDEDIASIISRVYKQEEISLNE from the coding sequence ATGATTGATATTGAAATTCAGAACCTTAGCAAAGTATATGAGAATGTTATTAAGCAAAGTGGATTTCGGAACAGTATTCTCTACCTTTTTCACAGCCAAAAGAAATTGACTGAGGCAATTAATAGCCTTGATTTGCAAGTTATGCATGGTGAGTGTTTAGGAATAGTTGGTGCCAATGGAGCTGGTAAAACAACTTTAATTAAATTAATGTCAGGAATTATTATGCCTACCAGTGGAAGCATAAAAGTATTAGGATATACACCTTTTGAATTGGACATTGAGTTTAAAAAGAAAATTGCTTTTGTTTCAGGACAGAGAAATCAACTCTTTTTTGATCTAACTGCACTGGATTCATTTAATCTTTTGCAAGAGATTTATTGTGTTCAAAAAAAAGCCTTTAAAGCATCTTTAAGTGAATTGACTCATATACTCGAAGTTGATGATTTGCTTGATAGACCTATACGAAATCTTTCCCTTGGAGAAAGAATGAAGATGGAAATCATTGGTGCATTACTCCATGATCCTCAAATTCTCTTTTTAGATGAACCTACTATTGGGCTTGACTGTATAAGCCAAGGCAAACTGAGGCAATATTTGAAAGAAATAAACAAAAAAAGGAATACAACGATTATTTTAACAAGCCATGATTTTTCTGATATTATTGATGTGTGTCAAAGATGTATTGTTTTAAGCCATGGTTATAAGATTTATGATGAAAATATAGAGAAACTGATTAAACGATTTAACACTAAAAAAATAATTACAATATACAATGATAGAAAAATGCGTTCATTTGTTCTTCCGGATTTCTGTAAAATTATAGAAAATAGCGACGACAAATTGGTATTTGCACTTCCGCCGGATAAAGTTGGATATATTTACAATCAGCTTTTTTCACAACAACCCACACTGGATATTTCTATTGAAGACGAGGATATAGCTAGTATCATTAGCAGAGTATACAAACAGGAGGAAATCAGTCTAAATGAGTAA
- a CDS encoding ABC transporter permease, whose product MSKMLKVLTTSVKIHSVYKANIFFNIISMFTRILLAFILWGVAYESNSLIGGYTYNQMLLYYILSSFILQLDKTDIIANSMAEEVQNGRFAKYIIMPINVKNYFLFYSLGDSFLNFLFSFICCIGFIIFFGLRLSFTITAAHFLGLLVVIVLGILIMANINFIIGTLAIKYYDITVFMMVKDNILSLITGSLLPLSLFPKGILNIMHFFPFYYIGYYPVNLLITGDVESIFMAACILTVWLFVLHLAATRLFKKYIMSYEGIGL is encoded by the coding sequence ATGAGTAAGATGCTGAAGGTGTTAACTACATCTGTTAAAATACATAGTGTTTATAAAGCAAATATTTTTTTTAACATAATTTCTATGTTTACAAGGATATTGTTAGCATTTATTCTTTGGGGCGTAGCGTATGAATCAAATAGCTTAATAGGGGGATATACATATAACCAGATGCTTTTGTACTATATCCTTTCTAGTTTTATTTTGCAATTAGATAAAACAGATATTATTGCGAATTCTATGGCTGAAGAAGTACAAAACGGAAGATTTGCCAAGTATATAATAATGCCGATCAATGTAAAAAATTATTTTCTGTTTTATTCCTTGGGGGATTCTTTTTTGAACTTTTTATTTTCCTTTATTTGTTGCATTGGTTTTATTATATTTTTTGGTCTTCGGTTATCCTTTACAATTACGGCTGCACATTTTTTGGGTTTGTTAGTTGTAATAGTATTAGGTATTTTAATAATGGCTAATATTAATTTTATAATAGGTACACTGGCAATTAAGTATTATGATATTACTGTATTTATGATGGTTAAGGACAATATTTTATCACTGATTACAGGCAGTCTTCTTCCTTTGTCATTATTTCCAAAAGGTATATTGAATATCATGCACTTTTTCCCATTTTACTATATTGGCTATTACCCTGTAAACTTATTAATTACCGGGGACGTGGAATCCATCTTTATGGCTGCTTGTATTCTTACTGTTTGGTTGTTTGTATTGCATTTAGCCGCTACTAGATTGTTTAAGAAATATATCATGAGTTATGAAGGAATTGGATTATGA
- a CDS encoding ABC transporter permease has product MMKKNFRIILMLIRQKLIRQMMHKEVFFGGFFVNLSLFIVQLLFFKIIYSNINVIDGWTQYQIIFFIGTYNLINNIAMMLFYFGINKIPRLIRSGKMDFYLLKPCNSLLYISFENFDFSSFPMVMFSIVIIIYAALMENITLTAQNIILYLCFLILMCILYYDLLVLVRCVAFFTIDISGLENVEWSLTELTMKIPGTAFKSFFKLLFCIIIPYGLISTVPSYMFFHTVDWNSVILVLIIVFVFSAITYFAWKFSVRHYRSASS; this is encoded by the coding sequence ATGATGAAGAAGAACTTTCGAATAATTTTAATGTTAATAAGACAAAAGCTGATAAGGCAAATGATGCATAAGGAAGTGTTTTTTGGAGGATTTTTTGTTAATCTCTCTCTCTTTATTGTGCAATTGTTATTTTTCAAAATTATATATAGTAATATAAACGTTATTGACGGCTGGACTCAGTATCAGATAATTTTTTTTATTGGTACATACAATCTTATAAATAATATTGCTATGATGTTGTTTTACTTTGGGATCAATAAAATACCACGCCTAATCAGAAGTGGTAAAATGGACTTCTACCTTTTAAAGCCTTGCAATTCATTGCTATATATTAGTTTTGAAAATTTTGATTTTAGTTCGTTTCCTATGGTAATGTTTAGCATAGTTATAATTATATATGCTGCACTGATGGAGAACATTACGCTAACTGCACAGAATATCATTCTATATCTGTGTTTCCTGATTTTGATGTGTATTTTATATTATGATCTTCTGGTTTTAGTTCGTTGTGTCGCATTTTTTACAATAGATATTTCCGGACTGGAGAACGTAGAATGGTCTTTGACTGAGCTTACAATGAAAATTCCGGGGACAGCCTTTAAATCGTTTTTTAAATTGCTTTTTTGCATAATAATCCCATACGGATTGATTTCAACAGTGCCAAGTTATATGTTTTTTCATACAGTTGATTGGAATTCAGTAATTTTGGTGTTAATAATTGTTTTTGTGTTTTCGGCAATCACATATTTTGCATGGAAGTTTTCAGTAAGGCATTATCGTAGTGCCAGCAGTTAA
- a CDS encoding TldD/PmbA family protein has translation MTFSEQHEIISFLRLTTEEWSKKLLSNIRLSCDFSYEIIGFDSKNAEQIRRFYTYIYININGRTKLSKSSIFPYLLQLEEIQKYVEHILLNIDLNVEKHMIEPGFFDIVFEAGWPGLIFHEACGHCLESDNIVRGTSIFGKKDLGRKVSIPELTLVDDPTKRYGGYLDIDDEGNKSMPIELIKNGYLASFITDEKGANTLSTENNGHGRKEKYSSKTLPRMTNTFIFPNGICTREDIISNIDNGIYVKNLGGGSVNISTGEFCFYVTEAEKIEGGKVIHHLNDLMVIDNSLHFLENIFSIANNLVIESGFCKKEGQCVPVGCGQPTIAVHNVYIR, from the coding sequence ATGACTTTTTCTGAGCAACATGAGATAATATCATTTCTTAGATTAACAACAGAAGAATGGAGTAAGAAACTCCTTTCAAATATACGATTGAGCTGTGACTTTTCCTATGAAATAATTGGCTTTGATTCTAAAAATGCTGAACAAATTCGAAGGTTTTATACTTATATTTACATAAATATAAATGGAAGAACAAAATTATCAAAAAGTAGTATATTTCCTTATCTATTACAATTGGAAGAAATTCAGAAATATGTTGAGCATATTCTACTTAACATCGATTTAAATGTTGAAAAACACATGATAGAACCTGGTTTTTTTGATATAGTTTTTGAAGCTGGATGGCCTGGACTGATTTTTCATGAAGCTTGTGGACACTGTCTTGAGAGTGACAACATTGTTCGGGGTACTTCCATTTTTGGTAAGAAAGATCTGGGCAGAAAAGTCTCAATCCCAGAATTGACCTTAGTGGATGACCCGACTAAAAGATATGGAGGATACTTAGACATTGATGACGAAGGAAACAAATCTATGCCAATAGAACTAATAAAGAATGGATACTTGGCTTCTTTCATAACTGATGAAAAAGGGGCGAATACTCTTTCAACTGAGAACAACGGACATGGTCGAAAGGAAAAGTATTCATCAAAAACACTTCCGCGCATGACAAATACTTTTATTTTCCCTAATGGTATTTGTACAAGAGAGGATATAATTAGTAATATAGATAATGGGATTTATGTAAAAAATTTAGGTGGCGGTAGTGTCAATATTAGTACTGGGGAATTCTGTTTCTATGTTACAGAAGCAGAAAAAATAGAGGGCGGTAAGGTGATTCACCACTTAAACGATCTTATGGTTATTGATAATAGTTTGCATTTTTTAGAGAATATATTTTCGATTGCCAATAATTTGGTAATCGAATCTGGTTTCTGTAAAAAAGAAGGCCAGTGTGTTCCTGTCGGGTGTGGACAGCCAACTATTGCAGTTCACAATGTATACATTCGATGA
- a CDS encoding helix-turn-helix domain-containing protein has protein sequence MIDNLGIKVKYLRKENGYSLRKFGKICNLSHSYINDIESGRTNPSIQTLQIIADKLNTNMSYLLGESNNQCQLIKESSDKKEYCYNTEDYEIIKILNNNPKIKHIIYELKNSSAKRIDIFLKT, from the coding sequence ATGATAGATAATTTAGGTATAAAAGTTAAATATTTAAGAAAGGAAAACGGATATAGCCTAAGAAAGTTTGGTAAAATATGTAATTTATCTCATTCTTATATCAACGATATAGAAAGCGGAAGAACCAATCCGTCTATTCAAACTTTGCAAATTATTGCTGATAAGTTAAACACAAATATGTCATATCTATTAGGAGAATCTAACAATCAATGTCAGCTTATAAAGGAGAGCAGCGATAAAAAAGAATATTGCTATAATACAGAAGATTATGAAATAATAAAAATTCTAAACAATAATCCTAAAATTAAACACATTATTTATGAACTTAAAAATAGTTCTGCTAAAAGGATCGATATTTTTTTAAAAACCTAG
- a CDS encoding helix-turn-helix domain-containing protein, which produces MNKIQLGYIIKEHRLKKGLTIRELSKATNISVGFIGDIETNRSRPSYENLVKLVRVLEIPIEDIFNIKRNS; this is translated from the coding sequence GTGAATAAAATACAACTTGGATATATTATAAAAGAACATAGGCTTAAAAAGGGGCTTACTATTAGAGAATTATCAAAAGCAACCAATATATCTGTTGGATTTATTGGCGATATAGAAACTAACAGAAGCAGACCTTCCTATGAAAATTTAGTCAAATTAGTTCGGGTTTTGGAAATACCGATAGAAGATATTTTTAATATTAAAAGGAATAGTTAA